A single region of the Thermoleophilum album genome encodes:
- a CDS encoding MMPL family transporter gives MACGPRSRIVFAVAWLLVVVVAAGPLRLPERFADAENNESTSFLPGDAEATKALAAVERLQRGELAPAVIVYRRESGLRPSDLRKIRRDVARMAARRFPTVVADGPAASGAGGAGGASERGRTSRGDARHQTGSGSGRGEQAPSGRPPRLPTGCAPPGVAVPGQPRDYRPFVGPVCSADGKAAVVTGYLRGNGETSGLLDPVRYWRSVLDRQPPGLVAKVTGGAGFAADAVEVFEGINTRLLTAALALVIVLLVLIYRSPIFLFLPLAAVLAAEVLSRSLGWLVAELGVTANGQSSSIMSVLVLGAGTDYALLIVARYREELHYLDDRFEAARRALASAGPAVLASAATVIAGLLCLRLAKVNGTSGLGPFGALGVFSAALAMLTLLPALLVLAGRRALWPFVPHTATTAPDPERIPAWSRRTIVEGSSIVALGLALAAVFAVAVLWPLALVTALVRRASGRRLPSLVSLLDRSVFTPYELRRYRRERRSDPTHGWWRRVGEFVRWRPRTVLVTSLVALAVMATGLVNLSTDLTTRDSYRDEVDSVVGQQLLERSFPGGASAPVDVVVTRPERVAAVRAALARVPGVATVSGPVASGRDGVLLQATLDRDPYSTAAYDLVDDIRRAVRRADAGALVGGASAVERDVRAAASRDTVVIPPVVLAVVFLILVALLRSLVAPLLLIATVMISFAAALGVSYVVFDVVFGFPGSDPSLPLYAFVFLVALGVDYNIFLAARAREESERYGTREGMLRALAVTGGVITSAGIVLAGTFTVLGVLPLVFLTEIGFTVAFGVLLDTFLVRSVVVPALAFLLGERFWWPARVRADKTRGEAVAA, from the coding sequence GTGGCGTGCGGGCCACGCTCGCGCATCGTTTTCGCCGTCGCTTGGCTGCTCGTGGTGGTCGTGGCGGCCGGTCCGCTGCGGCTGCCCGAGCGCTTCGCTGACGCCGAAAACAACGAATCCACATCGTTCCTGCCGGGCGACGCCGAGGCCACCAAGGCGCTAGCCGCCGTTGAGCGTCTGCAGCGCGGCGAGCTCGCGCCGGCAGTGATCGTCTATCGGCGCGAGAGCGGGCTGCGGCCCAGCGACCTGCGCAAGATCCGCCGCGACGTCGCGCGCATGGCGGCGCGACGCTTCCCCACGGTAGTCGCGGACGGCCCCGCGGCGAGCGGTGCAGGCGGTGCGGGCGGTGCTAGTGAGCGCGGCCGGACGAGCAGGGGAGATGCCCGCCACCAGACAGGCAGCGGAAGCGGTCGCGGCGAGCAGGCGCCGAGCGGACGCCCACCCCGCTTGCCCACCGGCTGCGCCCCGCCGGGTGTTGCGGTACCCGGTCAGCCGCGCGACTACCGGCCGTTCGTCGGACCGGTGTGCTCGGCCGACGGCAAGGCAGCTGTCGTCACCGGCTATCTGCGCGGCAACGGCGAGACATCGGGACTCCTCGACCCGGTCCGCTACTGGCGCTCGGTGCTCGATCGCCAGCCGCCGGGCCTCGTCGCGAAGGTGACCGGCGGCGCTGGTTTCGCTGCCGACGCCGTCGAGGTGTTCGAGGGGATCAACACACGCCTGCTGACGGCCGCGCTGGCGCTCGTGATTGTGCTGCTGGTGTTGATCTACCGCTCGCCGATCTTCCTCTTTCTGCCCCTGGCAGCAGTGCTCGCCGCGGAGGTGCTTTCGCGCTCGCTCGGCTGGCTCGTCGCCGAGCTGGGGGTGACGGCGAACGGCCAGTCGAGCTCGATCATGTCGGTGCTGGTGCTCGGTGCGGGCACCGACTACGCGCTTTTGATCGTGGCCCGCTACCGCGAGGAGCTCCATTACCTCGACGACCGATTCGAGGCGGCGCGTCGGGCGCTGGCGTCGGCCGGACCGGCGGTCCTGGCGTCGGCGGCCACGGTAATAGCCGGTCTGCTCTGCTTGCGGTTGGCGAAGGTGAACGGAACCTCGGGGTTGGGGCCGTTCGGTGCGCTCGGCGTTTTCAGCGCGGCGCTGGCGATGCTGACGCTGCTACCGGCGCTGCTTGTGCTCGCCGGGCGGCGGGCGCTGTGGCCGTTCGTTCCGCACACCGCCACCACCGCTCCCGACCCGGAGCGCATCCCGGCCTGGTCGCGGCGCACAATCGTCGAAGGTTCGTCGATCGTCGCACTCGGCCTCGCGCTCGCGGCTGTGTTCGCAGTGGCCGTGCTCTGGCCGCTCGCGCTCGTGACGGCGCTCGTGCGGCGCGCGAGCGGCCGGCGCCTGCCGTCGCTCGTGTCGCTCCTCGACCGCTCGGTCTTCACTCCCTACGAGCTCCGTCGCTATCGACGCGAACGCCGCAGCGACCCGACACACGGCTGGTGGCGGCGCGTAGGCGAATTCGTGCGCTGGCGCCCGCGGACGGTGCTCGTCACGAGCCTGGTGGCGCTGGCGGTGATGGCGACGGGGCTTGTCAACCTCTCGACCGACCTCACCACCCGCGACAGCTACCGCGACGAGGTCGACTCGGTGGTCGGGCAGCAGCTACTCGAACGCAGTTTTCCCGGTGGGGCGTCGGCCCCCGTCGATGTCGTCGTGACCCGCCCCGAGCGCGTCGCCGCGGTGCGTGCCGCGCTGGCGCGGGTCCCGGGGGTCGCGACCGTGAGCGGTCCGGTGGCGAGCGGTCGCGACGGGGTGCTCCTGCAGGCGACGCTCGACCGCGACCCCTACTCGACCGCCGCCTACGACCTCGTTGACGACATCCGACGAGCCGTGCGCCGCGCCGACGCGGGGGCGCTCGTGGGGGGCGCGAGCGCTGTCGAGCGTGACGTGCGGGCGGCTGCCTCGCGTGACACCGTGGTGATACCGCCCGTCGTCCTGGCGGTGGTGTTCCTGATTCTCGTCGCTCTGTTGCGTTCGCTCGTCGCGCCGCTGCTTTTGATCGCGACGGTGATGATCAGCTTCGCGGCGGCGCTCGGCGTCTCGTACGTGGTGTTCGACGTCGTGTTCGGTTTTCCGGGGTCCGACCCGTCGCTGCCGCTCTACGCCTTCGTCTTCCTGGTCGCTCTAGGTGTCGACTACAACATCTTCCTGGCCGCACGCGCCCGTGAAGAGAGCGAGCGCTACGGAACCCGCGAAGGTATGCTGCGCGCGCTCGCTGTCACCGGCGGCGTCATCACCAGCGCCGGGATCGTGCTGGCAGGGACCTTCACGGTGCTGGGCGTCCTGCCGCTCGTCTTCCTCACCGAGATCGGGTTCACGGTTGCGTTCGGTGTGCTGCTCGACACCTTCCTTGTGCGCAGCGTCGTCGTTCCCGCGCTCGCGTTCCTACTCGGCGAGCGCTTCTGGTGGCCGGCGCGGGTGCGCGCCGACAAGACCCGCGGCGAGGCGGTAGCGGCCTAG
- a CDS encoding thioredoxin domain-containing protein encodes MANALAQEASPYLRQHAENPVDWLPWGEEALARAVREDKPLLVSVGYAACHWCHVMERESFSDPEVAALMNRHFVCVKVDREERPDVDAYCIAAAQAIAGHAGWPLNVFMTPERVPFFAGTYFPPAPRGGLPSWRQVLEAVAAVWRERRGAVRSNQQAVAARLGAAARIAPADALPDRQLLDRAVAEMAHTFDKRNGGFGSAPKFPPAATLLFLLARGERSMTTRTLDAMALGGIYDQLAGGFHRYAVDERWLVPHFEKMLYDNALLARCYTRAWLAWGDAFYRTIACETLDWAIAELGTPEGGFCSSLDADSDGGEGRFYVWTRAELDAALGPAAAAAADWFGVDERGNFEHGSSVLTARSRERPHELSEWRRALLAERARRPRPARDDKRICSWNALMLHALAEAGAAFERSDYLVRARALARFLLGPMRPQGELVRTWKDGRPGVAAFLSDYAHLLEALVALYEATFEARWLDAATDLATALAERFHDRERGGFFETPTDRAGELPVRLKEIEDHPIPSGNASAAAALLRLAELTGEERWRELGDSVLKLLAGIAERAPSALAYLLLALDFRLAPPQQVAIVGDPDRELVRVVRARLRPHVVVACGEPDSMPLLRERPTVDGKPTAYVCENFTCKRPVTTPRELAELLR; translated from the coding sequence GTGGCCAACGCTCTAGCGCAAGAAGCCTCGCCCTATCTCCGCCAACACGCCGAAAACCCGGTTGACTGGCTGCCGTGGGGCGAGGAGGCGCTCGCGCGTGCCGTGCGCGAGGACAAGCCGCTGCTCGTCTCGGTCGGTTACGCGGCCTGTCACTGGTGCCACGTGATGGAGCGGGAATCGTTCAGCGATCCCGAGGTCGCGGCGCTGATGAACCGGCACTTCGTCTGCGTGAAGGTCGACCGTGAAGAGCGCCCCGACGTCGACGCCTACTGCATCGCCGCGGCGCAAGCGATCGCCGGCCACGCGGGTTGGCCCTTGAACGTCTTCATGACGCCGGAACGTGTGCCCTTTTTCGCTGGCACCTACTTCCCGCCCGCGCCGCGCGGCGGTTTGCCGTCGTGGCGTCAGGTGCTCGAGGCGGTGGCCGCCGTCTGGCGCGAGCGGCGCGGCGCCGTGCGCTCCAACCAGCAAGCGGTAGCTGCACGTCTCGGCGCGGCGGCGCGCATCGCACCCGCCGACGCGTTGCCCGACCGTCAGCTGCTCGATCGCGCGGTCGCCGAGATGGCGCACACCTTCGACAAGCGCAACGGTGGTTTCGGCTCGGCTCCGAAGTTCCCGCCAGCAGCGACGCTCCTCTTCCTGCTGGCGCGCGGGGAGCGCTCGATGACCACGCGCACGCTCGACGCGATGGCGCTCGGCGGCATCTACGACCAGCTAGCCGGCGGCTTCCACCGCTACGCGGTCGACGAGCGCTGGCTCGTCCCGCACTTCGAGAAGATGCTCTACGACAACGCGCTGCTCGCGCGCTGCTACACGCGCGCCTGGCTCGCGTGGGGCGACGCTTTCTACCGGACTATCGCTTGCGAGACGCTCGACTGGGCGATCGCCGAGCTCGGCACTCCCGAAGGCGGCTTCTGCTCGTCGCTCGACGCCGACTCCGACGGCGGCGAGGGCCGCTTCTACGTCTGGACGCGGGCGGAGCTCGACGCCGCTCTCGGCCCGGCGGCGGCAGCTGCTGCCGATTGGTTCGGCGTCGACGAGCGCGGCAACTTCGAACACGGCAGCTCGGTGCTCACGGCTCGCTCACGCGAGCGCCCGCACGAGCTTTCTGAATGGCGGCGCGCACTTCTCGCCGAGCGGGCGCGCCGCCCCCGGCCGGCCCGCGACGACAAGCGCATCTGCTCGTGGAACGCGCTGATGCTGCACGCGCTCGCCGAGGCGGGAGCGGCGTTCGAGCGCAGCGACTATCTCGTGCGAGCGCGCGCCCTCGCTCGCTTCTTGCTCGGCCCGATGCGCCCTCAGGGGGAGCTCGTGCGCACGTGGAAGGACGGCCGACCAGGGGTGGCCGCGTTCTTGTCGGACTACGCCCACCTGCTCGAGGCGCTGGTCGCGCTCTACGAAGCGACGTTCGAGGCGCGGTGGCTCGACGCCGCCACCGATCTCGCCACCGCCCTCGCCGAGCGTTTCCACGACCGCGAGCGCGGCGGCTTTTTCGAGACGCCGACCGACCGCGCCGGCGAGCTGCCGGTGCGCCTCAAAGAGATCGAGGACCATCCCATCCCGTCGGGGAATGCGAGCGCCGCCGCCGCGCTGCTGCGACTCGCCGAGCTTACCGGCGAAGAGCGCTGGCGCGAGCTCGGCGACTCCGTGCTGAAGCTGCTCGCTGGCATCGCCGAGCGGGCGCCGAGCGCCCTCGCCTATCTATTGCTCGCGCTCGACTTTCGCCTCGCACCACCGCAACAGGTGGCGATCGTCGGCGATCCCGACCGCGAGCTTGTACGGGTCGTGCGCGCCCGCCTGAGACCACACGTGGTCGTTGCCTGCGGCGAACCGGACTCGATGCCGCTGCTGCGCGAGCGACCGACCGTCGACGGAAAGCCGACCGCCTACGTCTGCGAGAACTTCACCTGCAAGCGGCCGGTGACCACGCCCCGCGAACTCGCCGAGCTGCTGCGCTAG
- a CDS encoding alpha/beta fold hydrolase has translation MVASVTPQRALPPAQPALPEVPGVRHYWVVAHGLELHVAEAGDPTSPPLVLLHGWPQHWYEWRKLVPELAERFRLVMPDLPGFGWSEVPAHGYEKETLAGDILALLDRLGLESDVGLVGHDWGGWIGFLLCLRAPERFRGYLALNITHPWQRFELRKLPAFARFWYQLAVAAPHVGAAVIRDGRLVRRLLVRDLHHRGALTSGDLDAYLDVLAVPERARASSLLYRTFLARELWPIVRGRYRDARLELPVTLLFGTGDGFIATDLLGGFERNAPRMRLELVPDSGHFIAEEKPELVAAHVGRLFGG, from the coding sequence GTGGTGGCTAGCGTGACGCCGCAGCGGGCGCTCCCGCCGGCCCAGCCGGCGCTGCCCGAGGTGCCAGGGGTGCGGCACTACTGGGTGGTGGCACACGGTCTTGAGCTGCATGTCGCCGAAGCGGGCGACCCGACATCGCCCCCCTTGGTGCTGCTGCACGGGTGGCCCCAGCACTGGTATGAGTGGCGCAAGCTCGTGCCTGAGCTCGCCGAACGTTTCCGTCTTGTGATGCCCGACCTGCCGGGCTTCGGCTGGAGCGAGGTGCCGGCCCACGGCTACGAAAAGGAGACGCTCGCCGGCGACATCCTCGCCCTGCTCGACCGCCTCGGGCTCGAGAGCGACGTGGGGCTCGTCGGCCACGACTGGGGTGGCTGGATCGGTTTTCTTCTCTGCTTGCGCGCGCCCGAGCGCTTCCGCGGTTACCTGGCGCTCAACATCACCCATCCTTGGCAGCGCTTCGAGCTGCGCAAACTGCCGGCGTTCGCCCGCTTCTGGTACCAGCTCGCCGTGGCGGCCCCCCACGTCGGCGCAGCTGTGATCCGCGACGGCCGGCTCGTGCGGCGGCTGCTCGTGCGCGACCTCCACCACCGCGGTGCGCTCACGAGCGGCGACCTCGACGCCTACCTCGACGTGTTGGCAGTTCCGGAACGAGCGCGGGCGAGCTCCTTGCTCTACCGCACCTTCCTTGCGCGCGAGCTTTGGCCGATCGTGCGCGGCCGCTACCGCGACGCGCGGCTAGAACTGCCGGTGACACTGCTTTTCGGAACCGGCGACGGCTTCATCGCTACCGACCTCCTCGGCGGATTCGAGCGCAACGCCCCCCGGATGCGCCTCGAGCTAGTGCCCGACAGCGGCCACTTCATCGCCGAGGAGAAGCCGGAACTCGTGGCGGCGCACGTCGGGCGGCTCTTCGGCGGCTGA
- a CDS encoding acyl-CoA synthetase: protein MNFARDIVDRRDRAQLALIAIDRTGERREITFGEVSDRSARLAGTLVAQGVGRGDVVMTVIGNRPEWVYTLLACWRIGAVAQPCTEQLTASDLRKRIDAVAPRAIVCDERDLERVEASGFTGTVLTLPDERLFAAAPAPAVDLSPTDPALIVFTSGTQGEPKPIRHGQRYLFGQRVQAEHWYAPRPGEVAWCTAAAGWSKSARNTFIAPWLRGAAALLHDARFDPEERLAIIERERVSVLCMSPTEYRAVAKRAQLRPLPLRHAVAAGEPLDAPAIEAWRSEAGVEVRDGYGQTETGALTGVPLGEPLRPGSMGKPLPGFKVWVDESGELCCDPSTVPTFFLDGPEGVWRTGDRVRRDEDGWLWFEGRADDVIISSGYRIGPFEVESALNAHPAVAESAAVPAPDEIRGQVVRAVVVLRPGFEPGPELVSELQEHVRRATAPYKYPRIVDFVDALPKTASGKIKRAQVREMPSSHALEGRNGGG, encoded by the coding sequence GTGAACTTCGCTCGCGACATCGTCGACCGACGCGACCGCGCGCAGCTCGCGCTCATCGCGATCGATCGTACGGGCGAGCGGCGCGAGATCACGTTCGGCGAGGTGTCCGACCGCTCCGCGCGCCTGGCGGGAACGCTCGTGGCGCAAGGCGTGGGCCGCGGCGATGTCGTGATGACGGTGATCGGCAACCGGCCCGAGTGGGTCTACACGCTGCTCGCTTGCTGGCGGATCGGCGCTGTCGCCCAGCCTTGCACCGAACAGCTGACCGCGAGCGACCTGCGCAAGCGGATCGATGCTGTCGCCCCGCGCGCGATCGTCTGCGACGAGCGCGACCTCGAGCGCGTCGAAGCGAGCGGTTTCACCGGCACCGTGCTGACGCTGCCCGACGAGCGCCTGTTCGCGGCCGCACCCGCGCCCGCCGTCGACCTCTCCCCCACCGATCCGGCGTTGATCGTTTTCACGTCCGGGACCCAGGGCGAGCCGAAGCCGATCCGTCACGGTCAGCGCTACCTCTTCGGCCAGCGCGTGCAGGCCGAGCACTGGTACGCACCGCGCCCCGGCGAGGTCGCGTGGTGCACGGCGGCGGCGGGCTGGTCGAAGTCGGCGCGCAACACGTTCATCGCGCCCTGGCTGCGGGGCGCAGCGGCGCTGTTGCACGACGCGCGCTTCGACCCGGAAGAGCGTCTGGCGATAATCGAGCGCGAGCGCGTCTCCGTTCTTTGCATGTCGCCGACGGAGTACCGCGCGGTCGCGAAACGCGCGCAGCTGCGGCCGTTACCGCTCCGTCACGCGGTAGCGGCAGGTGAACCCCTCGACGCCCCAGCGATCGAGGCGTGGCGCAGCGAAGCGGGAGTCGAGGTACGCGACGGCTACGGGCAGACGGAAACCGGCGCGCTGACCGGTGTGCCGCTCGGCGAGCCGCTGCGACCCGGGTCGATGGGCAAGCCTTTGCCCGGGTTCAAGGTGTGGGTCGACGAGAGCGGCGAGCTCTGCTGCGACCCCAGCACGGTGCCGACGTTCTTCCTCGACGGACCGGAGGGGGTGTGGCGGACCGGCGACCGCGTGCGCCGCGACGAGGACGGATGGCTGTGGTTCGAGGGCCGTGCCGACGACGTGATCATCTCGTCCGGCTACCGCATCGGCCCGTTCGAGGTCGAGTCGGCGCTCAACGCCCACCCGGCGGTCGCCGAGTCGGCGGCCGTGCCCGCGCCGGACGAGATTCGTGGGCAGGTCGTGCGGGCCGTGGTGGTGCTGCGACCGGGTTTCGAGCCCGGGCCTGAACTCGTAAGCGAGCTCCAGGAACACGTGCGCCGCGCGACAGCCCCTTACAAGTATCCGCGGATCGTCGACTTCGTAGACGCCCTGCCGAAAACGGCGAGCGGCAAGATCAAGCGTGCGCAGGTGCGCGAGATGCCTTCGTCGCACGCGCTCGAAGGGAGAAACGGTGGTGGCTAG
- a CDS encoding TetR/AcrR family transcriptional regulator, translating into MSGDERRESLLDAALQVFAERGYEGASIGAIARRAGVSKSLIYEHFPSKLELHLAVLQRHGRELEERLERALAGEKNPERGTRVAIRTFLDFVAERRDSWRILVAEVHEPRARAELERIVERVTTLVARRIAASYGGDSERPTPGDEVIARLFVGGMEALGKWSTRRPDLDRERLAAVAFALYWEGAARLMERARATLASGAGRARPTEMAERGSSSSAHEPTDSAEKGS; encoded by the coding sequence TTGAGCGGGGACGAACGCCGCGAGTCGCTGCTGGACGCAGCGCTGCAGGTGTTCGCCGAACGTGGCTACGAGGGCGCGTCGATCGGCGCGATCGCCCGCCGGGCGGGCGTATCGAAGTCGCTCATCTACGAGCACTTCCCGAGCAAGCTCGAGCTGCATCTGGCGGTGCTTCAGCGCCACGGACGCGAACTCGAAGAGCGCCTCGAACGCGCCCTCGCCGGTGAAAAGAACCCCGAGCGCGGTACGCGCGTGGCGATCCGCACGTTCCTCGACTTCGTCGCCGAACGGCGCGACTCCTGGCGGATCCTCGTCGCCGAAGTGCACGAGCCACGGGCACGCGCCGAGCTCGAGCGGATCGTCGAGCGTGTGACGACGCTCGTCGCGCGCCGCATCGCTGCCTCCTACGGCGGTGACAGCGAGCGGCCGACGCCTGGCGACGAGGTAATCGCGCGGCTCTTCGTCGGCGGCATGGAAGCGCTCGGCAAGTGGTCGACCCGGCGCCCCGACCTCGACCGGGAGCGTCTCGCCGCGGTCGCCTTCGCGCTCTACTGGGAGGGCGCCGCGCGCCTGATGGAGCGCGCCCGAGCGACGCTCGCGAGCGGCGCGGGCAGGGCGCGACCTACCGAGATGGCCGAGCGCGGCTCCTCCTCGTCCGCGCACGAACCAACCGACAGCGCGGAAAAGGGCTCGTGA
- a CDS encoding acyl-CoA dehydrogenase family protein yields the protein MAAATDLLTKTDEQKAITEMVRQFVDNEIIPHAEEYDAKDEFPAPIVEQMKELGLFGVTIPEEYGGMGLDLTTYAMIVEELSRGWISISGIVNTHFIGSYLLMKYGTEEQKQYFLPRMATGEIRAAFSLSEPECGSDVQAIKSTARKDPETGDWILNGQKMWVTNGLNSGVVFVLMKSDPKADPPYKGMTCFITEKEPGASVNTGKFAGLTIPPKIKKMGYKGVESTELVYDGYRCPPDRILGGEEAGLGQGFRQMMDALEVGRVNVAARGVGIAQRALELALRYSQERKTFGKPICQHQAIQFKLADMATKVEAARLLTYKAARLKDAGQRSDLEAGMAKLFASETGREVVEQAFRIHGGYGYSKEYEIERLYRDAPLLLIGEGTSEIQRMVIGRKLIERNKIS from the coding sequence ATGGCCGCAGCGACCGATCTTCTCACCAAGACCGACGAGCAGAAGGCGATCACCGAGATGGTGCGCCAGTTCGTCGACAACGAGATCATCCCGCACGCCGAGGAGTACGACGCCAAGGACGAGTTCCCCGCGCCGATCGTCGAGCAGATGAAGGAGCTCGGTCTGTTCGGTGTGACGATCCCCGAGGAGTACGGCGGGATGGGTCTCGACCTCACCACCTACGCGATGATCGTCGAGGAGCTTTCGCGCGGCTGGATCTCGATCTCGGGGATCGTCAACACGCACTTCATCGGCTCGTACCTATTGATGAAGTACGGGACCGAGGAGCAGAAGCAGTACTTCCTGCCGCGCATGGCGACGGGCGAGATCCGCGCCGCCTTCTCGCTGTCGGAGCCCGAGTGCGGGTCGGACGTGCAAGCGATCAAGTCGACGGCTCGCAAGGACCCCGAGACCGGCGACTGGATCCTGAACGGGCAGAAGATGTGGGTGACGAACGGCCTCAACTCGGGCGTCGTGTTCGTGCTCATGAAGAGCGACCCGAAGGCGGATCCGCCCTACAAGGGGATGACCTGCTTCATCACCGAGAAAGAGCCAGGCGCGTCGGTCAACACCGGGAAGTTCGCCGGCCTCACGATCCCGCCCAAGATCAAGAAGATGGGCTACAAGGGTGTCGAGTCGACCGAGCTCGTCTACGACGGCTACCGCTGCCCGCCCGATCGCATTCTCGGTGGCGAAGAGGCGGGGCTCGGCCAGGGCTTCCGTCAGATGATGGACGCGCTCGAGGTCGGTCGCGTGAACGTCGCCGCGCGCGGCGTCGGCATCGCCCAACGCGCGCTCGAGCTCGCGTTGCGCTACTCGCAAGAGCGCAAGACGTTCGGCAAGCCGATCTGCCAGCACCAGGCGATCCAGTTCAAACTCGCCGACATGGCGACCAAGGTCGAAGCGGCGCGTCTCCTCACCTACAAGGCAGCGCGTCTCAAGGACGCCGGGCAGCGCTCCGACCTCGAGGCGGGCATGGCGAAGCTGTTCGCGTCCGAGACTGGCCGCGAAGTTGTCGAGCAGGCGTTCCGCATCCACGGCGGCTACGGCTACTCGAAGGAGTACGAGATCGAGCGGCTCTACCGCGACGCGCCGCTGCTGCTGATCGGCGAGGGCACGTCCGAAATCCAGCGCATGGTGATCGGGCGCAAGCTGATCGAGCGCAACAAGATCTCCTGA
- a CDS encoding succinate--CoA ligase subunit alpha, with amino-acid sequence MSILIDENTTFIVQGITGREAVNLTKECLEYGKGAKIVGGVTPGRKGRTVHGVPVFDSVEQCVEHHGGPIDGSVVTVPPAFCKDAVFEAIENGIKLIVIVTERIPRRDVAQMVELAEMRGARIIGPNCLGIIVPDVIKMGGIGGPARDAAKAYTPGPVGVMSRSGGMTTEISSTLTAAGLGQSTAVSIGGDAIIGSTYTELLPLFEADEQTEAIVIYSEPGGRMEAELARYVTENDCRLPIVAFMAGRFMDEMPGMSFGHAGTIVEGKEDTAAEKIARLEAAGITVAEEISQIPDLVRERLGKEVTAR; translated from the coding sequence GTGAGCATCCTGATCGACGAGAACACGACGTTCATCGTTCAGGGCATCACCGGCCGCGAGGCCGTGAACCTGACGAAGGAGTGCCTCGAGTACGGCAAGGGCGCCAAGATTGTCGGGGGCGTCACGCCCGGCCGCAAAGGTCGCACCGTGCACGGCGTGCCGGTGTTCGACTCTGTCGAGCAGTGCGTCGAGCACCACGGTGGTCCGATCGACGGTTCGGTCGTAACGGTGCCGCCAGCGTTCTGCAAGGACGCTGTCTTCGAGGCGATCGAAAACGGCATCAAGCTGATCGTCATCGTCACCGAGCGCATCCCCCGCCGCGACGTCGCGCAGATGGTCGAGCTTGCCGAGATGCGCGGCGCACGCATCATCGGGCCCAACTGCCTCGGGATCATCGTTCCCGACGTGATCAAGATGGGCGGGATCGGCGGGCCGGCGCGCGACGCCGCGAAGGCGTACACGCCGGGGCCGGTGGGCGTGATGTCGCGTTCGGGCGGCATGACGACCGAAATCTCGTCGACGCTGACCGCGGCTGGTCTCGGACAGTCGACGGCGGTGTCGATCGGTGGCGACGCGATCATCGGCTCCACCTACACCGAGCTGTTGCCGCTCTTCGAGGCTGACGAACAAACCGAGGCGATCGTCATCTACTCCGAGCCGGGCGGCCGGATGGAGGCGGAACTGGCCCGCTACGTGACCGAGAACGACTGTCGCCTGCCGATCGTCGCGTTCATGGCCGGTCGCTTCATGGACGAGATGCCGGGCATGAGTTTCGGCCACGCCGGAACAATCGTCGAGGGTAAAGAGGACACGGCTGCCGAGAAGATCGCGCGCCTCGAGGCCGCGGGAATCACCGTCGCCGAGGAGATCTCGCAGATTCCCGATCTTGTGCGCGAACGGCTCGGCAAGGAGGTCACGGCGCGATGA
- a CDS encoding ATP-grasp domain-containing protein, translated as MRFYEYESRAIAKREGIPVTDYGLAHTPEEARAIAARIGGPVVIKSQVLTGGRMKAGGVAFADTPDEAAAHAERILSLEIRGHKPRGVLVDPKAQVKKEYYAGVVWDGIRKRPVMIFSDMGGIDIEEVAEKHPEHVARRHFSNVLPFSGFEAKECVARVGVTGSQLNRAAQILAKLAQLFVKYDMTLAEINPLGELEDGSFVALDAHMEMENEARPRQKRLLEELGVRPEETRQAREPTPFELRGEEVDAMDHRGVAGNVTEFDGNLGLVIGAGGGSLTLFDAVRKYGGHPANYCEIGGNPSVRKACELAKLVLTKPGVDKIAVMMSIVSNTRVDIVARGVIKACLELGYDPAEKIAIFRIPGAWEDEGYKILQRYGVEYCDRSVSMHEAARRAVEKIQGTAAAA; from the coding sequence GTGCGCTTCTACGAGTACGAGTCCCGCGCTATCGCCAAGCGCGAAGGCATCCCGGTAACCGACTACGGCCTCGCGCATACGCCCGAGGAGGCGCGCGCGATCGCCGCACGGATCGGCGGGCCGGTGGTGATCAAGTCGCAGGTGCTCACCGGCGGCCGTATGAAGGCGGGCGGTGTCGCCTTCGCCGACACGCCCGACGAGGCGGCCGCGCACGCCGAACGGATCCTGTCGCTCGAGATCCGCGGCCACAAACCGCGCGGTGTGCTGGTCGATCCCAAGGCCCAGGTCAAGAAGGAGTACTACGCGGGGGTCGTGTGGGACGGGATCCGCAAGCGCCCGGTGATGATCTTCTCCGACATGGGTGGCATCGACATCGAGGAGGTCGCCGAAAAGCATCCCGAGCACGTCGCCCGCCGGCACTTCTCGAACGTGCTGCCCTTCTCGGGATTCGAGGCGAAGGAGTGCGTCGCGCGCGTCGGTGTGACCGGCTCTCAGCTCAACCGTGCTGCCCAGATCCTCGCCAAGCTCGCGCAGCTCTTCGTCAAGTACGACATGACCCTCGCCGAGATCAACCCCCTCGGCGAGCTCGAGGACGGCAGCTTCGTCGCGCTCGACGCGCACATGGAGATGGAAAACGAAGCGCGCCCACGCCAGAAGCGGCTGCTCGAAGAGCTCGGTGTGCGCCCAGAGGAGACGCGCCAGGCGCGCGAGCCCACCCCCTTCGAGCTGCGCGGCGAAGAGGTTGACGCGATGGACCACCGCGGTGTCGCCGGCAACGTCACCGAGTTCGACGGCAACCTCGGCCTGGTGATCGGCGCCGGGGGCGGCTCGCTGACCCTGTTCGACGCCGTGCGCAAGTACGGCGGGCACCCCGCCAACTACTGCGAGATCGGCGGCAACCCCTCGGTGCGCAAGGCCTGCGAGCTCGCGAAGTTGGTGTTGACCAAGCCGGGCGTCGACAAGATCGCGGTGATGATGTCGATCGTCTCCAACACGCGCGTCGACATCGTCGCGCGCGGCGTCATCAAGGCGTGCCTCGAGCTGGGCTACGACCCGGCCGAGAAGATCGCGATCTTCCGCATCCCCGGCGCCTGGGAAGACGAGGGCTACAAGATCCTCCAGCGCTACGGCGTCGAGTACTGCGATCGCTCGGTTTCCATGCACGAGGCGGCACGGCGCGCGGTCGAGAAGATCCAGGGCACGGCGGCAGCGGCTTAG